The Lysobacter gummosus sequence CCAGATGCGAAGCGACGCCGCCGAGCTGGGTGTGGCCGAAGGAATCCTTGCCGCCGCCGGCATCGGCGACGAAGCGGCCGTCGGCGGTCTGGATGCCTTCGCTGGCCACGACCACGCAATAGCCCACGCGCTCGACCGTGGCCTTCACCTTGGCGAAGAAATCCGCTTCCTGGAACGGCCGCTCCGGGAACAGGATCAGGTGCGGCGCGGCGTCCGGGCCGTCGCCGGCGAGGCCCGCGGCCGCGGCCAGCCAACCGGCGTGGCGGCCCATGGCCTCATAGACGAAGACCTTGGTCGAGGTCTCGGCCATCGCCGCCACGTCCAGCGCGGCCTCGCGTACCGACACCGCGGTGTACTTGGCCGCCGAGCCGAAGCCCGGGCAGCAGTCGGTCACGGCCAGATCGTTGTCCACGGTCTTGGGCACGCCGATGCAGGTCAGCGGGTAATCGAATTCGGCCGCCAGCTGGGAGACCTTGAGGGCGGTGTCGGCCGAATCGTTGCCGCCGTTGTAGAGGAACCAGCGCACGTCGTGGGCCTTGAGCACGGCCAGCAGGCGCTCGTAGCGGGCGCGGTCGGCGTCCAGCGACTTGAGCTTGACCCGGCACGAGCCGAACGCGCCGCCGGGGGTGTGGCCCAGGGCGCGGATCGCCGCGGCGGTTTCCTTCGAGGTGTCGATCAGCTCCTCGCGCAGCGCGCCGAGGATGCCGTTGCGGGCGGCCAATACCTTGACCCCGCGGGCGCGGGCGGTCTCGATCACCGCGGCGGCGGTGGCATTGATGACGGCGGTCACACCGCCGGATTGCGCGTAAAGCAGGTTTCCGGCGATCTTGCCCGAAGACGGGCGGGGCGACTTTCTGGCGGGGGTTCCGGTCGGCATGGGGATTCCAGGATTGGCGCCGGTTTGCGGTAAGCTGACCGCAACATTTTGCCCGGCGGGTGGTTGGCAGCTTCGAGTGTAGCGCCGCCCCGCGGACTGGCCAGCTTCAAGCGCGGCCGGCGGGCCGGGTCCGTCGCCAGGGCGCACGGACGCCATGGTTTCATGTGTCTTAGGAGCGATGTTGATGCGATTGGTACTACTGGGCGCGCCCGGTTCCGGCAAGGGTACGCAAGCCACGCGGCTCAAGGAGCATCTGCAGGTGCCGCATATTTCCACCGGCGACCTGTTGCGCGGCGAAGTCGCCGCTGGCACCAAGCTGGGCCTGGAAGCCAAGGCGGTGATGGATGCCGGCAACCTGGTCAGCGACGAAATCCTGCTGGGCATGCTCGAGGACCGCTTCTCGCGTCCCGACACCGCCGGCGGTTTCATCCTCGACGGCTACCCGCGCAATCTGGCCCAGGCCGATGCGATGGATGCGCTGCTGAAGAAGATCGGCCAGCCGATGGACTTCGCCGTGCAGCTGGAAGTGCCGATCGAGCTGCTGGTCGAGCGCATCGCCGGCCGCGCCGCCGAGCAAGGCCGCAAGGACGACAGTCCGGACGCGGTCCGCACCCGCCTGAAGGTCTACGACGAAGTCACCGCGCCGGTCATCGAGTATTACCGCCAGCATGGGCGCCTGACCGTGGTCGATGGCGTGGGCTCGCTGGATGAGGTGTTCACGCGGATCGTCGAGGCGTTGTCGCCGGCGCCGGTTGTCGGCTGATTCGCTTTTGCTCCCTCTCCCGTTCACGGGAGAGGGCTGGGGTGAGGGCAAGCGCAGCCCCACGCCATATTGAAAGCCAGGTGGTTCGAGTTGGTGCCAGGCAGGTTGCGCCGCTCGCCGACCTTCGCGCCCCCTCACCCCATCCCTCTCCCGCCAGCGGGAGAGGGGGAGTTGGTGCCAGCGGGAGCCGCTACGTTGAACATTCGCAGTCTCTTTCGGAATTTCGGATCTTGAAGCTCCATATCTTGGGCATCGCCGGCACGTTCATGGGCGGTGTCGCCGCGCTCGCGCGCGAACTCGGGCATGAAGTCGAAGGCAGCGACCAGGCGGTGTATCCGCCGATGTCCACCCAGCTCGAACAACTCGGCATCGCGCTGCAGCAGGGCTACAGACCCGAGCACATTTCCGCCGATTGCGACGAAATCGTGGTCGGCAATGCGCTCTCGCGCGGCAATCCCGCGGTCGAGCAAGTCCTCGACGACGGCCGCAAATACACCTCCGGCGCGCAGTGGCTGTCCGAGCAGGTGCTGCCGGGCCGCGACACGCTCGCCGTCGCCGGAACCCACGGCAAGACCACGACCACCACCATCCTCACCTGGCTGCTGGAAGCCGCCGGCCGCAAGCCGGGCTTCCTGATCGGCGGGGTGGCGGAGGACTTCGGCGTGTCCGCGCGCATCGGCGCGGGCCGCGAGTTCGTGGTCGAGGCCGACGAATACGACACCGCGTTCTTCGACAAGCGCAGCAAGTTCGTCCACTACCGGCCGCTGGTGGCGATCCTCAACAATCTGGAATACGACCACGCGGATATTTTTCCCGACGTGGCCGCGATCCAGCGCCAGTTCCATCACCTGGTGCGCACCGTGCCGCGTCGCGGACGCCTGATCGTCAACGGTGAGGACGAGCGCCTGAGCGAAGTGCTGGCGATGGGCTGCTGGACGCCGGTCGAGCGCTTCGGCCTGGAAGGCAAGGCCGGTTACGACTGGACCGCGCGCATGATCCACGAAGACGGCAGCGCCTTTGTCGTCGTCCATCGCGGCCGCGAGATCGGCGAAGTGCGCTGGCCGCTGCTCGGCCGCCACAACGTGATGAACGCGCTGGCCGCGCTCGCGGCGGCGAACGCGGTCGGTGTCGAGGTGGCGACGGTGCTGCCGGCGCTGGCGGAATTCCGCAGCGTCAAGCGCCGGCTGGAAGTGATCGGCGAAACCGGCGGCGTCACCGTGTACGACGATTTCGCCCATCACCCGACCGCGATCGCGACTACGCTCGCCGGCCTGCGCGCGCGCGTGGGTTCGGCGCGGATCGTGGTGGCGATGGAGCCGCGCAGCAATTCGATGCGGCTGGGCGCGCATTGCGAAGCGCTGGCGCCGTCGTTGAACGATGCCGACGCGGTGGTGTTTCTGCATCGCCCCGAACTGGCCTGGGACGCGGGCAAGGTCGTGGGCGGATTGCGCGGCGAAGGCGTCACCGTGCCTGACGCCGATGCGCTGATCGCGGCCTTGCGCGAACGCGTGCGCGCGGGCGACCACGTCGTGTTCATGTCCAACGGCGGCTTCGACGGCGCGCCGCGCCGGTTCTTCGCCGCCTTGCGCGAATCGCAAGCTAGCTGACGATCGTTACGCGGCGGGCCAAGCGCCCGCCGGCATCGGCGAGGGCATCGCCCGACTCGCTCTGCGATGCCGGTCGCAGGCTTCGCCGCCGCATCGCATTCTCGCCACCGCAACCGGCTGGGTGAGCGCGCGCGCCGCGGTTACACTGCGGCCATGTCCGCCGACACCGCCGCCGCCGAGACGCTGGGACTGTTCCCCTTGCACACCGTGCTGCTGCCGGGCGGCTCGCTGGGTTTGCGCGTATTCGAACGCCGCTATCTGGATCTGGTGCGCGAATGCGGCCGCCAGGGCCGCGGCTTCGGCGTGTGTTTGATCATCGACGGCAGCGAAGTCGGCAACCCGGCATCGGCCGCGGCCTACGGCACCGAAGCCTTGATTGAAGACTTCGGCACCGGCGACGACGGCCTGCTGACCTTGCGCGTGCGCGGCGCGCGCCGCTTCCACGCCAGCCGCGTGCGCGTGCGCGATAACGGCCTGCAGGTCGCCGAAGTGCAATGGTGCGCCGGCGACGGCGAGGAAGTCGTACGGCCGCAGCATTCGCTGCTGGTGACCTTGCTCGAAAGTCTGCTGGAACAGGCCGGCGGCGAACACGCCAAGGCCCCGCATTCGCGCATGGACGACGCGGCCTGGGTCGGCTGGCGCCTGGCCGAGCTATTGCCGCTGTCGTTGCCGCAGCGGCAAGTGCTGTTGCAGATAGACGATCCGCACCTGCGCCTGGATCAGTTGCTGTCGCTGTTGCCCTGAGGTTGGGGCGAGGCGGGCGCGTCGCCCGGCGGCCGATACTGCGAACGCACTCGCAACACCTTCACGCCGTTCTTCGGATGCGCCTGCTGGATCATGGTGAAACCGGTCAGCGCATGACGCACCTGCGCGTGCGCGTTGCCGTCGTCGGACTGCGGCAGCCACAGCGCCGCCGCGCCGAAGGGCTGGTTGAGGCGCAGGGTCTGGGTGGTGCCGATCCACAGCGGCGTGCCGTCGGACAACACCGACGGCGCCGGCCACAGGCGCAGCGCGTATTGCACGTCGGGCGTCGGGCCGTCGCGCAGCATCAGCAGCGATTCGGCCTGCGCATCCAGCGTCGCCGGCAGCACGACTTGCTCGCGTGGCGGCGTGTCGTCGTCGAGCAGGGCGATGGTCGCCAGCCAGTCGGCCTGTTCCTGCACGCGCCAGCCGGCCGCTTCCAGACTGACGCGCAACGGCGGCAGCGGGCCGGCGATCTGGATGTCCAGCGGCCAGCGCCGGCGCGCATCGCGTTCGTTGCGCTGCGCCGGCAGTTGCGTCCAGTCGCGTTGCCACCATTGCGCGGCGTCCAGCACCGTGGTCGGCGTGGCCGAAGCGAACTTGGCCAGCAGCGCATCGGCCGAACGCGGCGCATGCCACAGGGCCGCGATCACGAACACGCTGTAGAACAACCACGCCAGCGGGCGCATCCAGAACGAACGCGCCACGTGGCGGCGATAGGCGATGCCCAGCAGCAACAGCCAGACGATGCCGAACAAGGTGCCGCCGACCAGATCGCTGGGCCAGTGCGCGCCCAAATACAGCCGCGCGAATCCGACCAGGGTAGTGACCACGCCCGCCAGCAAGTACGGCCACACCCGTTGCCGCCCCGGCAATTCGCGCGCGATCAGCACGGCGAAGAAGCCGAACACGATCGTGGTCATGGTGACCGCGACCGAAGGAAAGCCGAATCCGGCCGGCGCGGTCGGCGGACGCGGCATGTCGATGGCCGCTTCCAGCACCGAGGTCAGCACCAGCCCGAACACGATCGCGCCGACCCAATGCGCCGCGGCCATCCAGCGCCGCCGCCAGGCCAGATAGGCCAGCACCGCGATCGACGCCGGTGCCAGCACCTGCAGATCGCCCAGGCCAGCGAGCGCGGCCATCATCCGGTCGGCGAGCGGATTGCGCAAAGTCCACATGAACTCGTGGACGGTGTGATCGATCTGCAGCGGCCCGCCGCTGGCCAGCAAGGTGGCGAGCAGGGTGAACCAGATCCAGCTGATCGCCAGCAGACATACCGCCAGCATCACCAGCGACGCCGATTCGGGCCGGTTCGGATCGATCAGCGCGGCGGCGTAACGGCCCAGGCGCGGGTGCGCGCGGGTCCAGCGCAGCGCGCGCGCGAGCAGGTTGTCGGCGTGATTGGCGAACCAGCGCCAGGTGTAGAGCACGGTGGCCCACACCAGCGCCACCGCCACCACCAGGCCGCCGAGCACCACCGCGAGCCGGTCGGCGACCGCCGCGACCGCGTCGTAGGACGCGCCCAGCACCCAACCCGGGGCGAGGAACAGCGCCGACCAGCCGACGCAGGCGATCAGGCTGGGCAGGGCGTAGCGGCGCATCGGCATGCGCAGCATGCCGGCGATGGCCGGCACGAACGGACGGATCGCGCCGACGAAGCGGGCGATCAGAATGGCCTTGCTGCCGTTGCGGCGGAACAGATTCTCGCCGCGGTCGAGCCATTGCGGATATTTCGCGAACGGCCAGCGCTCGCGCAATTGCGGGCCCCAGCGGTGGCCGATGTAGTAACTCAGCCCGTCGCCGGCGAAGGCGCCCAGGGTCGAGCAGATCAGCGCGTACGGGCCGTTGATGTGGCCCAGGCCCACCAGCGTGCCGACCGCGAACAGCAACGGCAGCGCCGGCACCACGATGCCGAGGATGATGAGCGCATCGCAGAACGCGATCAGGAAGATCACGATGCCGGCCGCGATCGGATTGGCCGCGATCCATGCGGTCGCGCTTTCTAGCCAGGCTGAGTCCATCGGACGATTATAGGCAGGCCATTCTGTGGCGCGGGTGACTGGTGGGCGTGACTGAGGGCACGGGACAGGGACGGGGCGGAAGGGGAACGAGGGCGGTGGACGGGGGCCGTTCTCCATGAATCGAGTCGCGGCAAGGCTGCGAGTTCCGTAATCCCCACACTCTGCGTCCAATGCCCCCGACCGGGCCCGAAGTACACTTCCCCGATGTCCGACGTCAGTGAAATCGAAGTGGCCGCGCTGAAGGCCGACAGTTTCGGCCGCATCGCCCTGATGCGCGATGCCGGCGGCCTGTTCGTGCGCCGCGATCTGGCCCACGTGCCGCTGTGGCTGCGTCTGCCGGCCTGGTGGCTGGCGCGGCGCGAGGCCCGCGCGCTGCAGCAAGTGCACGGATTGGAGGCGACGCCGCAGTTGTTGCGCTGGAACGGGCGCCGGCTCGATCGCAGCTATATGGAAGGCGCGGCCATGTACCAGCGCCCGCCACATGGCGATCTGGCCTATTTCCGGCTGGCCCGGCGCCTGTTGCAGCGCCTGCACCGGCGCGGCCTGGCGCATAACGATCTGGCCAAGGAAGCCAACTGGCTGGTGTTGGCCGACGGCACTCCGGCGATCATCGATTTCCAACTCGCCGTGCGCGGCGACCCGCGCTCGCGCTGGATGCGGCTGCTTGCGCGCGAGGACCTGCGCCATCTGCTCAAGCACAAGCGCACCTATTGCGCGAACGCGCTGACGCCGGTGGAGCGGCGCGTGCTCAAGCGTCACTCGTGGGTGCGCGAGGCCTGGTTCGCGACCGGCAAGCCGGTGTATCGCTTCGTGACCCGGCGCATCCTGCATTGGGAAGACAACGAGGGGCAGGGGCCTAAGCCTTGAGGGCGGGGATTGGGGATTTGTGATTAGGGATTCGGGATAGGATGGGTCGTACGCTTCGGCTTTTGCGAATCACCAATCCCGAATCCCCAATCACGGCCCAAACCATGAGCACTCTGTCCGGCAAGACCCTTTTCATCACCGGCGCTTCGCGCGGTATCGGTCGCGAGATCGCGCTGCGCGCCGCGCGCGACGGCGCCAACATCGCGATCGCGGCCAAGTCCTCGGTCGCCAATCCCAAGTTGCCGGGCACCATCCACAGCGTCGCGGCCGAAGTCGCCGCCGCCGGCGGTCGCGCGCTCGCGCTCAAGTGCGATATTCGCGAAGAAGACGAGGTCAACGCCGCGGTCGCGGCGACGGTGGATGCGTTCGGCGGCATCGATATCCTGGTCAACAACGCCAGCGCGATCTGGCTGCGCGGAACTTTGGACACGCCGATGAAGCGGTTCGACCTGATGCAGCAGGTGAATTCGCGCGGCAGTTTCCTGTGCGCGCAGGCCTGTCTTCCGTATCTGCAACAAGCGCCGAACCCGCATATCCTGACCCTGGCGCCGCCGCCGAGCCTGGAGGTGAAGTGGTGGGCGCAGCACACCGGCTACACCTTGGCGAAGATGGGCATGAGCTTCGTCACCCTGGGCCTGGCCGGCGAATTCGGTCCAACCGGAGTTGCCGTCAACGCCCTGTGGCCGAAGACCATCATCGCCACCGATGCTCTGAACCTGATCCCCGGCGTCCCCCTGGACCGTTGCCGCAAACCCGAAATCGTCGCCGACGCCGCGCACGCGGTGCTGGTGCGGCCGGCGAAGGGCTTCTACGGTCATTTCCTGATCGACGAAGAGGTATTGAGCGAGGCGGGGGTGACCGATTTCAGCAAGTACGCGGTCGATCCGGGCCAGTCGTTGCTGCCGGACTTGTTCTTGGATTGACGTAGCGTTTTGCCGGCGGCATTTCGTTTCGACAATGGTGGGGTCCGCGTTGCAACGGCTCTTGCCATAGCGCCTGCGAACGCCAAGATTTTGCTCCGGCCTTGCTCTGCTCCGGCCTTGCTCTGCTCCGGCCTTGCTCTGCTCCGGCTTTGCTTAGCTTTAGCTTTTGCCGTTGCTGGGCGCCGCCTGTAACTCGCGAGACCAGGGACACCCGAAGGGCGGCGCACATGGACGTGCGCCGGGTGCCACCTTGGGCAGGATGCCCAATGTGGCACCTGCCTGCGCAAGCTACGCACTCGTGGCTTTTGACTCGAAACAGTCAATGCGTTTTCTTTGGTTACTTTCTTTGTCGCTTTGGACAAAGAAAGTGACCCGCCGCTTTATGGCGGAAGCGTTTAGCGTTTGATCTTGCTTGTAGCGTTTGACCTTGTTTGAAGCTTCTAAAGAACCCGAAGCCTCTGATCGAAGCACCCAGGCCTGCGCACTCCCTCCTGCCGTCATTCCCGCGAAAGCGGGAATCCAGCGACTTCAAGCGTTCTCGCACGAAAGGCACTGGATTCCCGCGTTCGCGGGAATGACGAGAAAAGAAGCCTCAAGCAACAGCAAGGGCAAGATCAAACGCCTAACGCTTCCGCCATAGAGCGGCGGGTCACTTTCTTTGTCCAAAGCGACAAAGTCCCACGGGATTTCCTTCGGTCAAAAGTAACCAAAGAAAGGGCTTTGGGCTGTTTCGAATCAAGAGCCACGAGTGCGGTGCTTTCGCGGGCAGGTCCCACATTGGGCATCCTGCCCAAGGTGGGACCCGGCGCACGTCCATGTGCGCCGCCCTCCGGGTGTCCCTGGTCTCGCGAGTTACAAGCGGCGCTGGGCCAGAGCAAGTGCGAAGCAGGGGCAAGTCAAAGCAGGAGCAAGTACAGTGCCAGAGCAAATGCGGAGCAATTCATCAGTTGCTGCGCCGGATGTTCGGCCACACCCGAAAACACGAAGCCGCCTCACGCTGAAGCCGCCGCGCGAACCGGTCTTACTTACCCGACTGCTTCAACGCATCCGACAACGAATAC is a genomic window containing:
- a CDS encoding 6-phosphofructokinase, whose protein sequence is MPTGTPARKSPRPSSGKIAGNLLYAQSGGVTAVINATAAAVIETARARGVKVLAARNGILGALREELIDTSKETAAAIRALGHTPGGAFGSCRVKLKSLDADRARYERLLAVLKAHDVRWFLYNGGNDSADTALKVSQLAAEFDYPLTCIGVPKTVDNDLAVTDCCPGFGSAAKYTAVSVREAALDVAAMAETSTKVFVYEAMGRHAGWLAAAAGLAGDGPDAAPHLILFPERPFQEADFFAKVKATVERVGYCVVVASEGIQTADGRFVADAGGGKDSFGHTQLGGVASHLAGRVKDALGYKVHWALPDYLQRSARHVASKTDVEQARAVGKAAVEFALKGMNSVMPVIVRTSDAPYRWKIEAAPLNKVANHEKKMPAGFLRKDGYGITASARKYLEPLIRGEAPPPYGRDGLPQYVALKNTAVKPKLPPFEG
- a CDS encoding adenylate kinase codes for the protein MRLVLLGAPGSGKGTQATRLKEHLQVPHISTGDLLRGEVAAGTKLGLEAKAVMDAGNLVSDEILLGMLEDRFSRPDTAGGFILDGYPRNLAQADAMDALLKKIGQPMDFAVQLEVPIELLVERIAGRAAEQGRKDDSPDAVRTRLKVYDEVTAPVIEYYRQHGRLTVVDGVGSLDEVFTRIVEALSPAPVVG
- the mpl gene encoding UDP-N-acetylmuramate:L-alanyl-gamma-D-glutamyl-meso-diaminopimelate ligase, whose translation is MGGVAALARELGHEVEGSDQAVYPPMSTQLEQLGIALQQGYRPEHISADCDEIVVGNALSRGNPAVEQVLDDGRKYTSGAQWLSEQVLPGRDTLAVAGTHGKTTTTTILTWLLEAAGRKPGFLIGGVAEDFGVSARIGAGREFVVEADEYDTAFFDKRSKFVHYRPLVAILNNLEYDHADIFPDVAAIQRQFHHLVRTVPRRGRLIVNGEDERLSEVLAMGCWTPVERFGLEGKAGYDWTARMIHEDGSAFVVVHRGREIGEVRWPLLGRHNVMNALAALAAANAVGVEVATVLPALAEFRSVKRRLEVIGETGGVTVYDDFAHHPTAIATTLAGLRARVGSARIVVAMEPRSNSMRLGAHCEALAPSLNDADAVVFLHRPELAWDAGKVVGGLRGEGVTVPDADALIAALRERVRAGDHVVFMSNGGFDGAPRRFFAALRESQAS
- a CDS encoding LON peptidase substrate-binding domain-containing protein, whose protein sequence is MSADTAAAETLGLFPLHTVLLPGGSLGLRVFERRYLDLVRECGRQGRGFGVCLIIDGSEVGNPASAAAYGTEALIEDFGTGDDGLLTLRVRGARRFHASRVRVRDNGLQVAEVQWCAGDGEEVVRPQHSLLVTLLESLLEQAGGEHAKAPHSRMDDAAWVGWRLAELLPLSLPQRQVLLQIDDPHLRLDQLLSLLP
- a CDS encoding bifunctional DedA family/phosphatase PAP2 family protein, giving the protein MDSAWLESATAWIAANPIAAGIVIFLIAFCDALIILGIVVPALPLLFAVGTLVGLGHINGPYALICSTLGAFAGDGLSYYIGHRWGPQLRERWPFAKYPQWLDRGENLFRRNGSKAILIARFVGAIRPFVPAIAGMLRMPMRRYALPSLIACVGWSALFLAPGWVLGASYDAVAAVADRLAVVLGGLVVAVALVWATVLYTWRWFANHADNLLARALRWTRAHPRLGRYAAALIDPNRPESASLVMLAVCLLAISWIWFTLLATLLASGGPLQIDHTVHEFMWTLRNPLADRMMAALAGLGDLQVLAPASIAVLAYLAWRRRWMAAAHWVGAIVFGLVLTSVLEAAIDMPRPPTAPAGFGFPSVAVTMTTIVFGFFAVLIARELPGRQRVWPYLLAGVVTTLVGFARLYLGAHWPSDLVGGTLFGIVWLLLLGIAYRRHVARSFWMRPLAWLFYSVFVIAALWHAPRSADALLAKFASATPTTVLDAAQWWQRDWTQLPAQRNERDARRRWPLDIQIAGPLPPLRVSLEAAGWRVQEQADWLATIALLDDDTPPREQVVLPATLDAQAESLLMLRDGPTPDVQYALRLWPAPSVLSDGTPLWIGTTQTLRLNQPFGAAALWLPQSDDGNAHAQVRHALTGFTMIQQAHPKNGVKVLRVRSQYRPPGDAPASPQPQGNSDSN
- a CDS encoding serine/threonine protein kinase, encoding MSDVSEIEVAALKADSFGRIALMRDAGGLFVRRDLAHVPLWLRLPAWWLARREARALQQVHGLEATPQLLRWNGRRLDRSYMEGAAMYQRPPHGDLAYFRLARRLLQRLHRRGLAHNDLAKEANWLVLADGTPAIIDFQLAVRGDPRSRWMRLLAREDLRHLLKHKRTYCANALTPVERRVLKRHSWVREAWFATGKPVYRFVTRRILHWEDNEGQGPKP
- a CDS encoding SDR family oxidoreductase — encoded protein: MSTLSGKTLFITGASRGIGREIALRAARDGANIAIAAKSSVANPKLPGTIHSVAAEVAAAGGRALALKCDIREEDEVNAAVAATVDAFGGIDILVNNASAIWLRGTLDTPMKRFDLMQQVNSRGSFLCAQACLPYLQQAPNPHILTLAPPPSLEVKWWAQHTGYTLAKMGMSFVTLGLAGEFGPTGVAVNALWPKTIIATDALNLIPGVPLDRCRKPEIVADAAHAVLVRPAKGFYGHFLIDEEVLSEAGVTDFSKYAVDPGQSLLPDLFLD